A stretch of Lathyrus oleraceus cultivar Zhongwan6 chromosome 6, CAAS_Psat_ZW6_1.0, whole genome shotgun sequence DNA encodes these proteins:
- the LOC127092579 gene encoding MYB-like transcription factor EOBII: MDTNYQTSIHVTRSLSDCGSLATNVSEEDSMVVKKGPWIEEEDTVLMNYVAVHGEGHWNSVARCSGLKRTGKSCRLRWLNYLRPNVRRGNITLQEQLLILDLHSRWGNRWSKIAEQLPGRTDNEIKNYWRTRVVKQARQLKCDVNSQLFRDTLRFEWIPRLIERIQSTRATADTSLYDHQQGTNCNNTKAHSETCGTNANPPPLLMSEVSSYSSGVDVPVESNLSYNVMEMKELGSTWQDWNCLDTNIQEFEHDNDFGGSELWTEENIWFLQQQLADDL; encoded by the exons ATGGATACCAACTACCAAACCAGTATTCATGTAACGAGGAGTTTATCAGATTGTGGTTCATTAGCAACAAATGTAAGTGAAGAAGATTCTATGGTAGTAAAGAAAGGTCCATGGATAGAAGAGGAGGATACTGTTCTGATGAACTATGTGGCTGTTCACGGCGAAGGTCACTGGAACTCCGTCGCTCGCTGTTCCGGTCTAAAGAGAACAGGAAAAAGCTGCAGGTTAAGATGGTTGAACTACTTGCGTCCAAATGTTCGACGTGGGAATATCACTCTCCAAGAACAGCTCTTGATTCTCGATCTCCATTCTCGTTGGGGCAACCG ATGGTCTAAAATAGCGGAACAATTGCCGGGAAGAACGGACAATGAGATAAAGAACTATTGGAGGACAAGAGTGGTGAAGCAAGCAAGGCAACTCAAATGTGATGTAAACAGCCAGCTGTTCAGAGACACATTGCGTTTCGAATGGATTCCACGTCTCATCGAGAGGATTCAGTCGACTCGTGCGACTGCCGATACTAGTTTATATGATCATCAACAAGGCACCAATTGTAACAATACTAAAGCGCACAGTGAAACTTGTGGGACAAATGCAAATCCTCCTCCATTGTTGATGTCTGAGGTTTCATCGTACTCGTCAGGGGTTGATGTTCCAGTGGAATCAAACCTATCTTACAATGTAATGGAAATGAAGGAATTGGGATCCACATGGCAGGATTGGAATTGCTTAGACACAAATATTCAAGAATTTGAACATGACAATGATTTTGGTGGATCAGAGTTGTGGACAGAAGAAAACATATGGTTCTTGCAGCAACAACTTGCTGATGATTTATGA